Genomic segment of Xanthomonas sp. DAR 35659:
AATCCGCGCGGGGTGGCGAAATCCGGCGGCGGCGCGTAGGTGTCGACGATGACCACCGGGTAGGCCACCGGATGCGCCTTCAGGAACGCCTGCATCTCCGCCGGCTCGATGTCCTCGTAGGCCAGGCCCACCACTTCGATGTTGTCGCGCATCACGTGCAGCGCCGACAGCTCCGGCATTTCCTTCAGGCACGGCGCGCACCAGGTCGCCCAGAAATTCACCACCACCCATTTGCCGCGATGCGCGGCCAGGTCGTAATCGCTGCCGTCCACCGCCTTCATCTTCAGCGTCGGCTGCTGGCGGGTTTCCTGCACCACCTGCGGCGTGGTGC
This window contains:
- a CDS encoding TlpA family protein disulfide reductase, whose amino-acid sequence is MTPRILFPLLAAAALLAGCDRQTAPADGAARPAADAPAAPAAPPPAPTAPAAGTTPQVVQETRQQPTLKMKAVDGSDYDLAAHRGKWVVVNFWATWCAPCLKEMPELSALHVMRDNIEVVGLAYEDIEPAEMQAFLKAHPVAYPVVIVDTYAPPPDFATPRGLPMTYLIAPDGKLAKQFLGPVNAHDIEAAIAAAGGPAPGKVQAAR